In one Culex quinquefasciatus strain JHB chromosome 2, VPISU_Cqui_1.0_pri_paternal, whole genome shotgun sequence genomic region, the following are encoded:
- the LOC6044556 gene encoding general vesicular transport factor p115, producing MNFLKSGLQTVLGTQEPGTAPSGAETVERLVERVSSSTLLDDRRDACRALKALSKKYRVEVGAQGMPALLQVMEMDRADAEIVGYCLDTLCHVTSPEQFEEESENPTVTVNIGEQFTEMFIKASENVGLVLNCLEEYDFRVRWSAIKLLTSLLANKPKEIQEIVLVSPMGVSKLMDLLIDSREVIRNDALLLLIQLTKGNANIQKIVAFENAFDRLFDVIKEEGCSDGGIVVEDCLILMLNLLKNNPSNQQFFKEGSYIQRLAPMFVIPPEQEEIGMTPQKVSNLLCMLQIVRSLVSPLNPQHVIASCQKTMRSSGLLEALCNILMGSGVSPDILTETISTVAEVIRGDLNNQEYFNSVLAPSNPPRPALIVLLMSMVNEKQPLPLRCAVLYCFQSFLYRNEAGQNALVQTLLPSTAQVSSLTSGQLLCGGLFSSDPLSNWFSAVSLAHGLLENPAQKEQLLRVLLALVGSTPVSLLQQCTQLLQQANCKFQSKVALLMLLSVWLSHCQLAVKTFLTAPGSVAYLIAQISANEHDDNEYLIQGLCAFVMGICIQFNDNSVQGSQREDLCQLLIKRIGLEVYSAKLGEVSKHENYSRSAKQPQIRIRSSSDLLLDYEFCKLFKALESIITKTVNGYGNGAESITELTLSQEASGLVGQYKDIIRDQDNRLQKLQEQFRAAEAETLQIKSHLEHAQSTNSQLMDQNILLKAQLQAASDLQKTQQQQSPFHLLPTQGEQTNHQIEVLETQLSALNLQQQEAHSKTTYLEAENRRLLTEVEALRQRVNAAERGEAEAKADLEKLRRDQEDLLELLTDQESKMGSYRQLLKKLGHKLDDDSDDELEPENNGQGEHIPLQ from the exons ATGAACTTCCTCAAAAGTGGCCTCCAGACGGTGCTGGGTACGCAGGAACCCGGCACCGCCCCCAGCGGCGCGGAAACCGTCGAAAGGCTGGTGGAGCGGGTCAGCTCGTCGACGCTGCTGGACGACCGCCGGGACGCTTGCCGTGCGTTGAAAGCGCTGTCCAAGAAGTACCGGGTCGAGGTCGGAGCGCAGGGCATGCCGGCGCTGCTGCAGGTCATGGAGATGGACCGGGCCGATGCGGAGATTGTGGGCTACTGCTTGGACACGCTGTGTCACGTCACGTCGCCGGAGCAGTTCGAGGAGGAGTCGGAGAATCCCACGGTGACGGTCAACATTGGGGAACAGTTTACGGAGATGTTTATTAAGGCAAGCGAGAATGTCGGGTTGGTGCTGAACTGCTTGGAGGAGTACGATTTTAGGGTGCGTTGGTCGGCGATTAAGCTGTTGACCAGTTTGCTGGCGAATAAACCGAAGGAGATTCAGGAGATTGTGCTGGTTAGTCCGATGGGAGTGTCCAAGTTGATGGATTTGCTGATTGATAGTCGGGAGGTGATACGGAATGATGCGTTGCTGCTGTTGATTCAGCTGACGAAGGGGAATGCGAATATCCAGAAGATTGTGGCGTTTGAGAACGCGTTTGATCGGTTGTTTGATGTGATTAAGGAggagggatgttccgatggtggCATTGTTGTGGAAGACTGTTTGATTTTGATGCTGAATCTTCTGAAGAACAACCCGAGCAATCAACAGTTCTTCAAAGAGGGATCCTATATTCAGCGCTTGGCTCCGATGTTTgtgattccaccggagcaggaaGAAATTGGGATGACTCCGCAGAAGGTGTCCAATTTGCTGTGCATGTTGCAAATAGTTCGTTCGTTGGTCAGTCCCTTAAATCCTCAGCACGTGATCGCTTCCTGTCAGAAAACGATGCGTAGTTCTGGCCTATTGGAAGCCCTCTGCAACATCCTGATGGGCAGCGGAGTATCGCCGGATATTCTGACCGAGACTATTAGCACCGTGGCCGAGGTGATCCGAGGCGATCTGAACAACCAAGAGTACTTCAATTCAGTGTTGGCTCCCAGCAATCCACCCAGACCGGCTCTGATCGTGCTGCTGATGTCGATGGTCAACGAAAAGCAACCGCTGCCGTTGCGTTGCGCGGTTCTTTACTGCTTCCAGAGCTTCCTGTATCGCAACGAAGCCGGCCAGAACGCTCTGGTGCAAACGTTGCTACCTTCCACTGCCCAAGTGTCCTCGCTAACATCCGGACAGCTGCTCTGCGGCGGACTTTTCAGCTCCGATCCGCTCTCAAACTGGTTCTCGGCGGTTTCGCTGGCGCACGGCCTCCTCGAGAACCCAGCCCAAAAGGAGCAACTGCTGCGCGTTCTGCTCGCCCTCGTCGGCAGCACTCCAGTTTCGCTCCTGCAGCAGTGCACCCAACTTCTCCAGCAGGCCAACTGCAAGTTCCAAAGCAAGGTCGCCCTGCTGATGCTGCTCTCCGTTTGGCTCAGCCACTGCCAGCTGGCGGTTAAAACATTCCTGACGGCGCCCGGAAGCGTAGCCTATTTGATCGCGCAAATATCGGCCAACGAGCACGACGACAACGAGTACCTCATCCAGGGACTGTGCGCCTTCGTGATGGGCATCTGCATTCAGTTCAACGACAACAGTGTTCAGGGCAGTCAGCGCGAGGATCTGTGCCAGCTGCTGATCAAGCGCATCGGGCTGGAGGTGTACAGCGCAAAGCTGGGCGAAGTGTCGAAGCACGAGAATTACAGCCGATCGGCGAAGCAGCCCCAAATTAGGATACGGTCCAGCTCGGATTTGCTGCTGGATTACGAGTTTTGTAAGCTGTTCAAGGCGCTGGAAT cGATCATCACAAAAACCGTCAACGGGTACGGCAACGGGGCGGAGAGCATTACCGAGCTCACGCTTAGCCAGGAAGCTTCCGGGCTGGTCGGTCAGTACAAGGACATCATTCGGGACCAGGACAACCGACTGCAAAAGCTACAGGAACAGTTCCGAGCTGCCGAGGCGGAAACGTTACAGATTAAG TCCCATCTAGAACACGCGCAAAGCACAAACTCCCAGCTGATGGATCAGAACATCCTGCTAAAGGCCCAGCTGCAAGCCGCTTCCGACCTGCAGAAAACCCAGCAGCAACAATCTCCCTTCCATCTGCTGCCGACGCAGGGCGAACAAACCAACCACCAAATCGAGGTGCTCGAAACGCAACTCTCCGCGCTCAACCTCCAACAGCAGGAAGCCCACTCGAAGACGACCTATCTGGAGGCGGAAAATCGTCGACTGCTGACCGAAGTTGAAGCGCTCCGACAACGCGTAAATGCGGCAGAACGCGGCGAAGCTGAAGCCAAGGCAGACCTGGAAAAGCTCCGCCGAGACCAGGAGGATCTGCTCGAGCTGCTGACCGACCAGGAGAGCAAAATGGGAAGCTACCGACAGCTGCTGAAGAAGCTGGGCCACAAACTGGACGACGATAGCGACGACGAGCTGGAACCGGAAAACAACGGCCAAGGGGAGCACATTCCACTGCAATAA